The Phoenix dactylifera cultivar Barhee BC4 chromosome 17, palm_55x_up_171113_PBpolish2nd_filt_p, whole genome shotgun sequence genome contains a region encoding:
- the LOC103717943 gene encoding dehydration-responsive element-binding protein 1C-like, with protein MEYLGSDSRSPSTSAEYEYATVSSAPPKRPAGRTKFRETRHPVYKGVRRRGSAGRWVCEVREPNKKSRIWLGTFPTAEMAARAHDVAAIALRGRSACLNFADSASLLPALPRFSSTKDIQRAAVEAAEAFRPSPERGNVSTSGTAAAQMESSSEGAATPVQPSEGTIGGGDSDHGVDVMFYDDMGLGMHGFYYTSMGETLLEEPPPAVAAGGWENSNWAEAETGADVSLWSYSI; from the coding sequence ATGGAGTACTTGGGCAGCGATTCGAGATCGCCATCGACATCGGCGGAGTACGAGTACGCGACGGTGTCGTCGGCGCCGCCGAAGCGGCCGGCGGGGCGCACCAAGTTCCGGGAGACGCGGCATCCCGTGTACAAGGGAGTGCGGCGGCGGGGATCCGCCGGACGGTGGGTGTGCGAGGTCCGCGAGCCGAACAAGAAGTCGCGGATTTGGCTGGGGACGTTCCCCACCGCCGAGATGGCGGCGCGGGCACACGATGTCGCCGCTATCGCGCTTCGCGGCCGATCGGCCTGCCTCAATTTTGCGGACTCTGCCTCGCTGCTTCCGGCGCTTCCCCGGTTCTCCAGCACCAAGGATATCCAGCGGGCGGCCGTCGAAGCCGCCGAGGCGTTCCGGCCATCGCCGGAGCGGGGCAACGTTAGTACTTCCGGCACCGCTGCAGCACAGATGGAGAGCTCATCGGAGGGGGCGGCGACGCCCGTGCAACCGTCGGAGGGGACTATAGGCGGCGGCGACAGCGACCATGGAGTCGATGTCATGTTTTATGACGACATGGGATTGGGGATGCACGGTTTCTACTATACGAGTATGGGGGAGACGTTGCTGGAGGAGCCGCCTCCGGCGGTGGCGGCCGGAGGATGGGAGAATAGTAATTGGGCTGAGGCGGAGACTGGTGCTGACGTGTCGCTGTGGAGCTACTCCATTTAA